In the genome of Gadus chalcogrammus isolate NIFS_2021 chromosome 21, NIFS_Gcha_1.0, whole genome shotgun sequence, one region contains:
- the bpnt1 gene encoding 3'(2'),5'-bisphosphate nucleotidase 1 yields the protein MNRNPAVVMRLVASAYAVAERAGSIVRNVLQSGELGIVEKTGANDLQTLADRLAQQSICASLSKHFPKITIIGEEDLPEEEPRADLMEEGQEDVILQKCCPSEYKDLKEEELVVWVDPLDGTKEYTEGLLDNVTVLIGISYGGKAIAGVINQPFYNYQVGGDADLGRTMWGVLGLGTFGIEVKEVPGDRRIVTTTRSHSNKVVTDCVDAMEPHEVIRVGGAGNKIIQLIEGKASAYVFASPGCKKWDTCATEAILHAVGGKLTDMHGNDYRYDANVKHMNSAGVLATLHNHQYYVNRVPQSVRSALKQD from the exons CGTTAGGAACGTGCTCCAGAGCGGGGAGCTGGGCATTGTGGAAAAG ACCGGAGCCAATGACCTTCAGACTCTGGCAGACAGACTGGCTCAGCAGAGCATATGTGCCTCTCTGTCCAAACACTTCCCTAAAATTACCATAATTGGAGAGGAG GACCTTCCTGAAGAGGAGCCAAGGGCAGACCTCATGGAGGAGGGCCAGGAGGACGTTATCCTCCAGAAGTGCTGTCCCTCAGAGTATAAAgacctgaaggaggaggag CTGGTAGTATGGGTCGATCCACTTGATGGTACCAAGGAGTATACAGAGG GGCTACTGGACAACGTGACGGTACTGATCGGTATCTCGTACGGAGGCAAGGCCATCGCCGGGGTCATCAACCAGCCTTTCTACAACTACCAG GTGGGAGGAGACGCTGACCTGGGCAGAACCATGTGGGGCGTGCTGGGACTGGGCACGTTTGGAATTGAGGTGAAGGAAGTCCCGGGTGACAGACGCATCGTCACCACCACTCGTTCCCATAGCAACAAGGTAGTGACCGACTGCGTGGATGCCATGGAGCCCCATGAGGTCATCAGAGTGGGCGGAGCTGGAAACAAG ATAATCCAGCTAATTGAGGGGAAGGCCTCTGCCTATGTCTTTGCGAGTCCAGGATGTAAGAAGTGGGATACTTGTGCCACTGAGGCCATCCTGCATGCTGTGGGAG GTAAGCTGACAGACATGCATGGCAATGACTACCGCTATGATGCTAATGTGAAGCACATGAACTCAGCGGGCGTGTTGGCCACGCTCCACAACCACCAGTACTATGTCAACAGAGTGCCCCAGTCGGTGCGCTCAGCCCTGAAGCAGGACTGA